The Enterobacter asburiae genomic sequence CGAAGGCTTTCGCAACATCGCCCGGCGTGGTACAGCCGCCATCGCTGATGATCTGGCCGCCGAGACCGTGCGCCGCATCGGCACATTCAATGACGGCGGAAAGCTGCGGATAACCGACGCCGGTTTTGACGCGTGTCGTGCACACGGAGCCAGGGCCAATACCCACTTTCACGATATCTGCGCCGGAAAGGATCAGCTCTTCACACATTTCACCGGTCACCACGTTGCCCGCGATGATGGTTTTCGTCGGCCAGGCCTCGCGCGCCTTGCTGACAAACTGCACAAAGTGCTCGGAGTAACCGTTCGCCACGTCAATACAGACGAAGTTGAGCGCCGGGTTAGCATTCAGGATCTGTTTGGTCTTCTCGAAATCCGCATCGGAGGTACCGGTGGAGACCATCACATGCTTCACCACGTCAACAGACGCGGACGCAACAAACGCATTCCACTCTTCAGGGCTGTAATGCTTGTGCACGGCGGTAAGAATGTCGAACTGTGCCAGGGCGGTTGCCATCTCAAAGGTTCCCACAGTATCCATGTTGGCAGCGATGATCGGCACGCCAGACCAGGTCTGACCGGAATGCTTAAAGGTGAATTGACGTTCGAGTTCAACGTCTGAGCGACTTTTCAGTGTAGAGCGTTTAGGGCGGATAAGAACGTCTTTGAAACCTAACTTCAGATCTTCTTCGATACGCATGTGCGGATTCCTGGGGTTAGAGGCAAATATGTTAAAAGCACAACTCCAGTGACGTTATCATACGCACTAATACCTGCTCCGCAAGACTGCGAAATTCTCTTTTTTTACGCTACAATCCTATAAATTTACCTGGTAAAAAGCCGGGAAACAGGACCAAACAGTTGCTGGCGCACCTAAGAGTTTTAATCAACTGATTTTAATAATGAATAATTCCCAGGATTTGAATTAATGGGGTATATCGTCGCATTAACCGGCGGCATCGGTAGTGGCAAAAGTACCGTTGCGGACGCGTTCTCTCGTTTGGGTATCACGATTATTGATGCCGATATCATTGCCCGCCAGGTGGTAGAGCCCAATACACCCGCGCTAAAGGTCATCGCAGAACATTTTGGTCAGGCAGTCATCAATGCCGATGGCACACTGAATCGCCGTCAGCTTCGCGAATGCATTTTTTCTGATTCTGCGGAAAAAACCTGGCTTAATGCCCTGCTCCACCCCATCATCCACCAGGAAACTCAACGTCAGATAGCCGCAGCCCGCTCGCCCTATGTCCTGTGGGTGGTTCCGCTACTGGTTGAAAATCAGCTGCAGAAGAAAGCCGATCGTGTGCTGGTGATTGATGTCGCACCCGAAACGCAAATCCAGAGAACCATGGCGCGCGATCGCGTCTCGCGGGAGCATGCTGAACAAATTCTTGCCGCTCAGGCTACGCGCGCTCAGCGCCTTGCCGTGGCGGATGATGTTATTGATAATAACGGCGCACCAGATGCCATTGCATCGGATGTTGCCCGTCTGCACGCGCAGTATCTGACGTTCGCCGCGCAGGCCGTTGCACAGGAAAAACCATAATGTCGACACACATCCTTTTTGAGCATCCGCTCAACGAAAAAATGCGCACCTGGCTGCGCATCGAATTTCTTATTCAACAACTTTCACAACATCTGCCTGTTAACGATCATGCCACGGCGCTGCACTTCTTCCGCAACGTGGGCGATCTGCTGGATGTGATTGAACGCGGCGATGTCCGTACAGAATTACTCAAAGAGCTGGAGCGCCAGCAGCGTAAATTGCAGGCATGGACAGAAGTTCCCGGCGTAGATCAGAGCCGTATCGACGCGCTCCGCCAGCAGTTGAAAAGCAGTAGCACCGTCCTGATGGCCGCGCCGCGCGTCGGGCAGTTTTTGCGTGAAGACCGCCTGATTGGCCTGGTGCGCCAGCGTCTGAGCATTCCTGGCGGCTGCTGCAGCTTCGACCTGCCGACGCTGCATATGTGGCTACATATGCCACAGGCG encodes the following:
- a CDS encoding GMP reductase — its product is MRIEEDLKLGFKDVLIRPKRSTLKSRSDVELERQFTFKHSGQTWSGVPIIAANMDTVGTFEMATALAQFDILTAVHKHYSPEEWNAFVASASVDVVKHVMVSTGTSDADFEKTKQILNANPALNFVCIDVANGYSEHFVQFVSKAREAWPTKTIIAGNVVTGEMCEELILSGADIVKVGIGPGSVCTTRVKTGVGYPQLSAVIECADAAHGLGGQIISDGGCTTPGDVAKAFGGGADFVMLGGMLAGHEESGGTVVEENGEKFMLFYGMSSESAMTRHVGGVAKYRAAEGKTVKLPLRGPVEYTARDILGGLRSACTYVGASRLKELTKRTTFIRVQEQENRVFNSL
- the coaE gene encoding dephospho-CoA kinase (Dephospho-CoA kinase (CoaE) performs the final step in coenzyme A biosynthesis.), with translation MGYIVALTGGIGSGKSTVADAFSRLGITIIDADIIARQVVEPNTPALKVIAEHFGQAVINADGTLNRRQLRECIFSDSAEKTWLNALLHPIIHQETQRQIAAARSPYVLWVVPLLVENQLQKKADRVLVIDVAPETQIQRTMARDRVSREHAEQILAAQATRAQRLAVADDVIDNNGAPDAIASDVARLHAQYLTFAAQAVAQEKP
- the zapD gene encoding cell division protein ZapD, translated to MSTHILFEHPLNEKMRTWLRIEFLIQQLSQHLPVNDHATALHFFRNVGDLLDVIERGDVRTELLKELERQQRKLQAWTEVPGVDQSRIDALRQQLKSSSTVLMAAPRVGQFLREDRLIGLVRQRLSIPGGCCSFDLPTLHMWLHMPQAQRDAQVNSWLASLEPMHQTLSLILDLIRNSAPFRKQTSLNGFFQDNGDDADLLRLNLSLGEQLYPQISGHKSRFAIRFMPLDSENGTVPERLDFELACC